From one Triticum urartu cultivar G1812 chromosome 3, Tu2.1, whole genome shotgun sequence genomic stretch:
- the LOC125543491 gene encoding uncharacterized protein LOC125543491 isoform X2 has product MKIDDPLDFEGDNDPLLTVRRPAKRKKVIELDDLVEDYFNSGKDELKASAAKSKGRPKGDNSDDEDKQVRKKEIDFCKFVEECEEKAKAMDPGEDVPQWGQQVFGCQKSPSGLNGTGVENCQLLQSFCGDKQLGFDLEIERGEGFLEGMLINGWLLKLVLLYGSVEDSIASWVLTKLLYSSNKKLQDSASEFWDSLLSLNEDDKPLVNFGYFPSYSILMGAILNYGYLHDAPCTKTCTSEIAVADTSDGGPPQNITAWLRVVSACCKIRKMHSIFSPSEAQDVLVIVISLFLDRRLEGLLLILGDCLNSLISYFNMSEWESSCLMVAESISKRVNMDLNCLRLVDCITGTNDRTKFLRSQLALQLLKNSFGLKVANVERILKSVTSINVKEKECNFFVLYVHIVLMDNLLFSSDAFRNKTAIIDAWRNFLRNCSTQIGCTDWRFYASKVRNKASYLLQGAMLKRPAGSGSIPAK; this is encoded by the exons ATGAAGATTGACGATCCCCTCGACTTCGAGGGGGATAACGACCCCCTCCTCACCGTCCGCCGCCCCGCCAAGAG GAAGAAGGTTATTGAGCTGGATGATCTCGTAGAAGATTACTTTAATTCCGGTAAGGATGAGCTCAAAGCTTCTGCTGCTAAGTCTAAGGGTCGCCCCAAAGGAGACAATTCAGATGATGAAGACAAGCAGGTCAGGAAGAAGGAGATTGACTTCTGCAAATTTGTGGAGGAGTGTGAGGAGAAG GCGAAAGCGATGGATCCTGGAGAGGATGTACCCCAATGGGGCCAGCAAGTTTTCGGCTGTCAG AAATCACCCTCAGGTCTTAATGGCACGGGAGTTGAAAATTGCCAACTTTTGCAATCATTCTGTGGAGATAAGCAGTTAGGTTTTGATCTAGAAATTGAACGAG gagagggctttttagaaggCATGCTGATCAATGGATGGCTTTTGAAGTTGGTACTCCTATATGGTTCTGTTGAAGACTCTATAGCATCATGGGTGCTAACCAAGT TGCTGTACTCATCCAATAAGAAGTTGCAAGATTCTGCATCTGAATTTTGGGATAGTCTCCTTTCCCTAAATGAG GATGATAAACCATTGGTAAACTTTGGATACTTCCCAAGCTACTCTATTCTTATGGGTGCTATACTCAACTATGGATACCTACATGATGCTCCTTGCACTAAAACTTGCACCTCTGAAATTGCGGTTGCAG ACACTTCAGATGGTGGTCCACCTCAAAACATCACTGCATGGTTAAGAGTTGTATCTGCTTGCTGCAAAATTAG AAAAATGCATTCTATCTTCTCACCTTCGGAAGCGCAAGATGTCCTTGTTATTGTTATTTCCCTCTTTTTGGACCGTCGACTTGAAGGGCTGCTGCTTATTTTGGGAGATTGCCTGAATTCACTCATCTCGTACTTCAATATGAGTGAATGGGAAAGTAGCTGTCTGATGGTTGCTGAGTCAATTTCTAAGAG GGTCAACATGGATCTTAATTGTTTAAGGCTTGTTGACTGCATTACCGGAACCAACGACCGTACCAAATTCCTAAGGAGCCAGCTGGCCCTTCAGTTGCTCAAAAATAGCTTCGGCCTTAAA GTGGCGAATGTTGAAAGGATCCTGAAGTCGGTCACATCGATAAATGTGAAGGAGAAAGAATGCAATTTCTTTGTGCTCTACGTGCACATAGTTTTGATGGACAACCTGCTCTTCTCTAGCGACGCGTTCAGAAACAAGACCGCAATAATCGACGCTTGGCGTAATTTTCTACGGAACTGCTCGACCCAGATAGGATGCACGGACTGGAGGTTCTACGCTTCGAAG GTCCGAAACAAGGCGTCGTATCTCCTGCAAGGTGCAATGCTGAAAAGGCCTGCTGGCAGTGGTAGCATTCCTGCCAAGTGA
- the LOC125543489 gene encoding tRNA(His) guanylyltransferase 2-like — MANSEYEYVKREFEFDRRLPASNWIVVRIDGCHFHRFSKIHAFEKPNDENALRLMNACATSMLEKFPDIVFAYGVSDEYSFVFREETEFYQRRESKILSLCVSYFTSLYGMKWKDFFPNKDLREPPYFDGRVVCYPNMKTIHDYLAWRQVDCHINNHYNTCFWMLVKSGKTEKEAQQTLKGTFSKDKNELLSQQFQVNYEDEPAMFRKGSSVYRDKVETKVKTDDYGNPIKRIRLAITVSNLDIIGPEFWEKHQYILQEGKYRYEYVKKFDDIHRLPCCNWIVVRISACQFDQFSLIHSFDKPNDETALSLMNASASLMMEQFPGIIFGYGFSNEYSFVFQKNTELYQRNERLILSSCSSCFTSFYMMKWKEYFPSKELVQPPKFEAEVLCYPKPKIVCDYLSWRQAECHNRNQYNTCFWMLVKSGEEENKANEILKGTLSKDKNELLFQRFQMNYNNEPAMFRKGSCTYRQKVKVSGDVVRDGWDVAVTHVDMGPDFWRKHMSIFDK; from the exons ATGGCAAACAGCGAGTATGAGTATGTGAAGAGGGAGTTCGAGTTCGACCGCCGCCTCCCGGCCTCCAACTGGATCGTTGTCCGCATCGATGGCTGCCATTTCCACCG ATTCTCGAAGATACATGCCTTTGAGAAACCAAATGATGAGAATGCTTTAAGATTGATGAATGCTTGTGCCACCTCTATGCTTGAGAAGTTCCCTGATATAGTGTTTGCTTATGGTGTTAGCGATGAGTACAG TTTTGTTTTCAGAGAGGAAACAGAATTCTATCAAAGGCGAGAAAG CAAAATTCTGTCTTTATGTGTTTCTTACTTCACATCTTTGTACGGGATGAAGTGGAAAGATTTCTTTCCTAATAAAGATTTGAGGGAGCCTCCCTATTTTGATGGGCGAGTTGTATGCTATCCAAATATGAAAACCATTCATGATTATTTGGCATGGAGGCAAGTGGACT GTCATATAAATAATCATTATAATACATGCTTCTGGATGTTGGTGAAGTCTGGAAAAACTGAAAAAGAGGCACAACAAACATTGAAG GGAACATTTTCTAAGGACAAGAATGAGTTGCTTTCTCAACAGTTCCAAGTCAACTATGAGGATGAACCGGCTATGTTCCGGAAAGGATCAAGTGTTTATCGAGATAAG GTAGAAACAAAGGTGAAAACAGATGACTACGGGAATCCCATAAAAAGAATCCGGCTGGCAATTACAGTGTCAAATTTAGATATCATAGGACCTGAGTTTTGGGAAAAACATCAATACATTCTTCAAGAAG GGAAATATAGATACGAGTATGTGAAGAAGTTCGATGACATCCACAGGCTTCCATGTTGTAATTGGATCGTTGTTCGTATCAGCGCCTGCCAATTTGACCA ATTCTCGCTGATCCATTCATTTGACAAGCCAAATGATGAGACTGCTTTAAGTTTGATGAACGCTTCTGCTTCTTTGATGATGGAGCAATTCCCTGGTATTATCTTTGGTTATGGTTTTAGTAACGAGTACAG CTTTGTGTTCCAGAAGAACACTGAATTGTACCAGAGAAATGAGAG ATTAATCCTTTCTTCATGTTCATCATGCTTCACTTCCTTTTACATGATGAAGTGGAAAGAATATTTCCCCAGTAAAGAATTAGTGCAGCCACCTAAGTTTGAAGCAGAAGTTCTCTGTTACCCCAAACCAAAGATCGTTTGTGATTATTTGTCCTGGAGGCAAGCAGAAT GTCACAACAGGAACCAATACAATACATGCTTTTGGATGTTAGTGAAATCTGGAGAAGAGGAAAACAAAGCTAATGAGATACTAAAG GGAACATTATCAAAGGATAAGAACGAGTTGCTTTTTCAGCGATTTCAAATGAACTACAACAATGAACCCGCTATGTTCCGAAAGGGTTCATGTACTTATCGTCAAAAG
- the LOC125543491 gene encoding uncharacterized protein LOC125543491 isoform X1 — protein MKIDDPLDFEGDNDPLLTVRRPAKRKKVIELDDLVEDYFNSGKDELKASAAKSKGRPKGDNSDDEDKQVRKKEIDFCKFVEECEEKAKAMDPGEDVPQWGQQVFGCQKSPSGLNGTGVENCQLLQSFCGDKQLGFDLEIERGEGFLEGMLINGWLLKLVLLYGSVEDSIASWVLTKLLYSSNKKLQDSASEFWDSLLSLNEDDKPLVNFGYFPSYSILMGAILNYGYLHDAPCTKTCTSEIAVADTSDGGPPQNITAWLRVVSACCKIRKMHSIFSPSEAQDVLVIVISLFLDRRLEGLLLILGDCLNSLISYFNMSEWESSCLMVAESISKRVNMDLNCLRLVDCITGTNDRTKFLRSQLALQLLKNSFGLKVSMVANVERILKSVTSINVKEKECNFFVLYVHIVLMDNLLFSSDAFRNKTAIIDAWRNFLRNCSTQIGCTDWRFYASKVRNKASYLLQGAMLKRPAGSGSIPAK, from the exons ATGAAGATTGACGATCCCCTCGACTTCGAGGGGGATAACGACCCCCTCCTCACCGTCCGCCGCCCCGCCAAGAG GAAGAAGGTTATTGAGCTGGATGATCTCGTAGAAGATTACTTTAATTCCGGTAAGGATGAGCTCAAAGCTTCTGCTGCTAAGTCTAAGGGTCGCCCCAAAGGAGACAATTCAGATGATGAAGACAAGCAGGTCAGGAAGAAGGAGATTGACTTCTGCAAATTTGTGGAGGAGTGTGAGGAGAAG GCGAAAGCGATGGATCCTGGAGAGGATGTACCCCAATGGGGCCAGCAAGTTTTCGGCTGTCAG AAATCACCCTCAGGTCTTAATGGCACGGGAGTTGAAAATTGCCAACTTTTGCAATCATTCTGTGGAGATAAGCAGTTAGGTTTTGATCTAGAAATTGAACGAG gagagggctttttagaaggCATGCTGATCAATGGATGGCTTTTGAAGTTGGTACTCCTATATGGTTCTGTTGAAGACTCTATAGCATCATGGGTGCTAACCAAGT TGCTGTACTCATCCAATAAGAAGTTGCAAGATTCTGCATCTGAATTTTGGGATAGTCTCCTTTCCCTAAATGAG GATGATAAACCATTGGTAAACTTTGGATACTTCCCAAGCTACTCTATTCTTATGGGTGCTATACTCAACTATGGATACCTACATGATGCTCCTTGCACTAAAACTTGCACCTCTGAAATTGCGGTTGCAG ACACTTCAGATGGTGGTCCACCTCAAAACATCACTGCATGGTTAAGAGTTGTATCTGCTTGCTGCAAAATTAG AAAAATGCATTCTATCTTCTCACCTTCGGAAGCGCAAGATGTCCTTGTTATTGTTATTTCCCTCTTTTTGGACCGTCGACTTGAAGGGCTGCTGCTTATTTTGGGAGATTGCCTGAATTCACTCATCTCGTACTTCAATATGAGTGAATGGGAAAGTAGCTGTCTGATGGTTGCTGAGTCAATTTCTAAGAG GGTCAACATGGATCTTAATTGTTTAAGGCTTGTTGACTGCATTACCGGAACCAACGACCGTACCAAATTCCTAAGGAGCCAGCTGGCCCTTCAGTTGCTCAAAAATAGCTTCGGCCTTAAAGTAAGCATG GTGGCGAATGTTGAAAGGATCCTGAAGTCGGTCACATCGATAAATGTGAAGGAGAAAGAATGCAATTTCTTTGTGCTCTACGTGCACATAGTTTTGATGGACAACCTGCTCTTCTCTAGCGACGCGTTCAGAAACAAGACCGCAATAATCGACGCTTGGCGTAATTTTCTACGGAACTGCTCGACCCAGATAGGATGCACGGACTGGAGGTTCTACGCTTCGAAG GTCCGAAACAAGGCGTCGTATCTCCTGCAAGGTGCAATGCTGAAAAGGCCTGCTGGCAGTGGTAGCATTCCTGCCAAGTGA